The Lysobacter enzymogenes genome window below encodes:
- a CDS encoding inorganic phosphate transporter encodes MLTLVLVVILAALIFEYVNGFHDTANSIATVVATKVLSPMQAVMLAASTNLIGALWGTAVAKTIASGLIDAGVVEVGSQLLLCALLGGIIWNLITWWLGLPSSSSHALIGGLCGAAIAAASNNWHAVVWSHPAEPIWKSAGVLWKVIVPMFTSPVLGFAAGFLVMGVLFAAISAMAASGGILRRIARPRWVNGFFGKAQLLSAAGMGFAHGMNDAQKTMGIIALALISAQQAGTLDNLPAWLAFLHPSPGAIAHNDIDTWIKLTCAVVMAAGTAAGGWRIIKTLGHKLVKLHPIHGFAAETSAASVIMAASSLGIPVSTTHNISAAIMGVGTAKRFNSIKWTVVEKMIWAWILTIPAAGGIAYGLFEAMRFMGWI; translated from the coding sequence ATGCTTACGCTCGTCCTGGTGGTCATCCTGGCCGCGTTGATCTTCGAATACGTCAACGGCTTCCACGACACCGCCAATTCCATCGCCACGGTGGTGGCGACCAAGGTGCTCTCGCCGATGCAGGCGGTGATGCTGGCGGCCTCGACCAATCTGATCGGCGCCTTGTGGGGCACGGCGGTGGCCAAGACCATCGCTTCGGGCCTGATCGACGCCGGCGTGGTCGAAGTCGGCTCGCAGCTGCTGCTGTGCGCTTTGCTCGGCGGCATCATCTGGAACCTGATCACCTGGTGGCTGGGCCTGCCGTCGTCGTCCTCGCACGCATTGATCGGCGGCCTGTGCGGCGCGGCGATCGCCGCGGCTTCGAACAACTGGCACGCGGTGGTGTGGTCGCATCCGGCCGAACCGATCTGGAAAAGCGCCGGCGTGCTGTGGAAGGTGATCGTGCCGATGTTCACCTCGCCGGTACTGGGTTTCGCCGCCGGTTTCCTGGTCATGGGCGTGCTGTTCGCGGCCATCTCGGCGATGGCCGCCAGCGGCGGCATCCTGCGGCGGATCGCGCGGCCGCGCTGGGTCAACGGCTTCTTCGGCAAGGCGCAGCTGCTCAGCGCCGCCGGCATGGGCTTCGCCCACGGCATGAACGATGCGCAGAAGACCATGGGCATCATCGCCCTGGCCCTGATCAGCGCGCAGCAGGCCGGCACCCTCGACAACCTGCCGGCGTGGCTGGCGTTCCTGCATCCCTCGCCGGGCGCGATCGCGCACAACGACATCGACACCTGGATCAAGCTGACCTGCGCGGTGGTGATGGCCGCCGGCACCGCCGCCGGCGGCTGGCGCATCATCAAGACCCTCGGCCACAAGCTGGTCAAGCTGCACCCGATCCACGGCTTCGCCGCCGAGACCAGCGCCGCCTCGGTCATCATGGCCGCCTCGTCGCTCGGCATTCCGGTGTCGACCACCCACAACATCTCCGCCGCGATCATGGGCGTGGGCACCGCCAAGCGCTTCAACTCGATCAAGTGGACCGTGGTCGAGAAGATGATCTGGGCGTGGATCCTGACGATCCCGGCCGCGGGCGGCATCGCTTATGGACTGTTCGAGGCGATGCGGTTCATGGGCTGGATCTGA
- a CDS encoding MGMT family protein, with translation MGATPARNRAYATAMDSETAAKRIFAAIRAIPRGEVAGYGEVARRAGLPGRARLVARLLSENEDPKLPWHRVLRSDGRIAFPEGSKGWREQSQRLRAEGVKVEKGRVRGQRAAATMDEQIWGPAE, from the coding sequence ATGGGGGCGACTCCTGCGCGCAACAGGGCATATGCTACCGCGATGGACAGCGAAACTGCCGCCAAACGCATCTTCGCCGCGATCCGCGCGATTCCGCGCGGCGAAGTCGCCGGTTACGGCGAGGTCGCGCGGCGCGCGGGCCTGCCGGGCCGCGCGCGCCTGGTCGCGCGCCTGCTCAGCGAGAACGAAGATCCCAAGCTGCCCTGGCACCGGGTGCTGCGCTCCGACGGCCGCATCGCCTTCCCGGAAGGCTCCAAGGGCTGGCGCGAACAGTCCCAACGCCTGCGCGCCGAAGGCGTGAAGGTCGAGAAAGGGCGGGTGCGCGGCCAGCGCGCGGCGGCGACGATGGACGAGCAGATTTGGGGGCCGGCGGAGTAG
- a CDS encoding DUF47 domain-containing protein produces the protein MFSLQTIFGQGNQFYTLLEEASVAAHDATRALHEMLKAADRQPALDAFKLARQRERETSDKISQELVDSFITPIEREDIEALSSALYKIPKQVEKFADRYSLATRHLEQIDFAPRAAMLEQAAGVVVKMVHQLRHLKLEPMKALNDQLRALENEADRLMLELYRDIYSGQLDNLQMFLLKEFFEILEKAIDRCREAGVVAYQIVLKNS, from the coding sequence ATGTTCTCCCTGCAGACGATTTTCGGCCAAGGCAACCAGTTCTACACCCTGCTGGAGGAGGCCTCCGTGGCCGCCCACGACGCCACCCGCGCGCTGCACGAGATGCTCAAGGCCGCCGACCGCCAGCCCGCGCTGGACGCGTTCAAGCTGGCCCGCCAGCGCGAGCGCGAGACCTCCGACAAGATCAGCCAGGAGCTGGTCGACAGCTTCATCACTCCGATCGAGCGCGAGGACATCGAAGCGCTGTCCTCGGCGCTGTACAAGATCCCCAAGCAGGTCGAGAAGTTCGCCGACCGCTACTCGCTGGCGACCCGGCACCTGGAGCAGATCGACTTCGCCCCGCGCGCGGCGATGCTGGAGCAGGCCGCCGGGGTGGTGGTGAAGATGGTCCACCAGCTGCGCCACCTCAAGCTGGAGCCGATGAAGGCGCTCAACGACCAGCTGCGCGCGCTGGAGAACGAAGCCGACCGGCTGATGCTGGAGCTGTACCGCGACATCTATTCCGGCCAGCTCGACAACCTGCAGATGTTCCTGCTCAAGGAGTTCTTCGAGATCCTGGAAAAGGCCATCGACCGCTGCCGCGAGGCCGGCGTGGTCGCCTACCAGATCGTCCTGAAAAACTCCTGA
- a CDS encoding hemolysin family protein — protein MLELLIVVALIVLNAFFAMSEMALMTSRKLRLKQMAEHPTHPSKGARTALALAEQPDNLLSTVQIGITLIGILTGLFGGESIGLIIAGWFDFLLPGDATRYAHTLGIGTAVVLIASAQVIFGELVPKRLALTNPERIASSVAIVLNGLARAAKPAVAVLGTINRFILRLLGIKDDARSEISEEEIRLLVSESHEQGVIDADERKMVNRVLSLGDRTADSLMTPRTRIAWLDAAAPLEENLATMRESPFSRFPVYRGSDQDVLGVLEAKSLLAELVQGQVPDLFGQLKEALFVSESTHALKLLEIFREEQQSLALVVDEYGDVTGLITVNDLMGAVIGRVQNAESDDQPGPVVQREDGSYLVDGALPLEELRETVGGGRLPNEDEHDFHTAAGMVIAHFGRIPHVGEHFAWPGWRIEVIDLDGPRIDKLLLQPQQAKPAESGEDDATSG, from the coding sequence ATGCTGGAACTTCTGATCGTCGTAGCCCTGATCGTCCTCAACGCTTTCTTCGCGATGTCGGAGATGGCGCTGATGACCTCGCGCAAGCTGCGGCTCAAGCAAATGGCCGAACACCCCACGCACCCCAGCAAGGGCGCGCGCACCGCGCTGGCGCTGGCCGAGCAGCCGGACAACCTGCTGTCGACGGTGCAGATCGGCATCACCCTGATCGGCATCCTGACCGGCCTGTTCGGCGGCGAGTCGATCGGCCTGATCATCGCCGGCTGGTTCGACTTCCTGCTGCCCGGCGACGCCACGCGCTACGCCCACACCCTGGGCATCGGCACCGCGGTCGTGCTGATCGCCTCGGCGCAGGTGATCTTCGGCGAACTGGTGCCCAAGCGCCTGGCGCTGACCAACCCCGAACGCATCGCCAGTTCGGTCGCGATCGTGCTCAACGGCCTGGCCCGCGCGGCCAAGCCGGCGGTCGCGGTGCTCGGCACGATCAACCGCTTCATCCTGCGCCTGCTCGGGATCAAGGACGACGCGCGCAGCGAGATCAGCGAAGAAGAAATCCGCCTGTTGGTCAGCGAAAGCCACGAGCAGGGCGTGATCGACGCCGACGAACGCAAGATGGTCAACCGCGTGCTGAGCCTCGGCGACCGCACCGCCGACAGCCTGATGACGCCGCGCACCCGCATCGCCTGGCTCGACGCGGCCGCGCCGCTGGAGGAGAACCTGGCGACGATGCGCGAATCGCCGTTCTCGCGCTTCCCGGTCTATCGCGGCAGCGACCAGGACGTGCTCGGCGTGCTCGAGGCCAAGTCGCTGCTGGCCGAACTGGTGCAGGGCCAGGTGCCGGACCTGTTCGGCCAGCTCAAGGAAGCGCTGTTCGTGTCCGAATCCACCCACGCGCTGAAGCTGCTGGAGATCTTCCGCGAGGAACAGCAGTCGCTGGCGCTGGTGGTCGACGAGTACGGCGACGTGACCGGTTTGATCACCGTCAACGACCTGATGGGCGCGGTCATCGGCCGCGTGCAGAACGCCGAATCCGACGACCAGCCGGGCCCGGTGGTGCAGCGCGAGGACGGCAGCTATCTGGTCGACGGCGCGCTGCCGCTGGAAGAACTGCGCGAAACCGTCGGCGGCGGCCGCCTGCCGAACGAGGACGAGCACGACTTCCACACCGCCGCGGGCATGGTCATCGCCCACTTCGGCCGGATCCCGCACGTCGGCGAGCATTTCGCCTGGCCGGGCTGGCGGATCGAGGTGATCGACCTGGACGGCCCGCGCATCGACAAGCTGCTGTTGCAGCCGCAGCAGGCCAAGCCCGCTGAGTCCGGCGAAGATGACGCCACCAGCGGCTGA
- a CDS encoding AAA family ATPase, translated as MTSSSSAVSSAPSAAQQAAARVRDAAHAATTGLVEREQLAELIVLAAVAQEHLLILGPPGTAKSAVVRRVAAALGGRYFEYLLGRFTEPSELFGPVDLRRLREGVVETDVSGMLPEAEVAFLDEVFLGSTAILNTLLGVLNERRFRRGHTQVACPLRVCVGASNALPDDESLAAFADRFLLHLFVEPVPDHQLEALLAGGWQAQAAPLAHRADLSDIDELSRRVPAVAMERARGLLAEAIRKLRGAGLSLSDRRIVKVQRLIAAAAVLAGRDAADEADLWPLFYVMPTREAQLAAQDVLRDSLAAAANPTLRAAVEHAALQPVSRVARLLEAARACLAGAADAPGAGVIAEALLREIDANFDRDALPAELAAERARLAERVTAAA; from the coding sequence ATGACCTCCAGCTCCTCCGCGGTGAGTTCCGCCCCCTCCGCCGCGCAACAGGCCGCGGCCCGCGTCCGCGACGCCGCGCATGCCGCCACCACCGGCTTGGTCGAACGCGAGCAGCTCGCCGAGCTGATCGTGCTGGCCGCGGTCGCGCAGGAGCATCTGCTGATCCTCGGCCCGCCGGGCACCGCCAAGAGCGCGGTGGTGCGGCGCGTCGCCGCGGCCCTGGGCGGCCGCTATTTCGAATACCTGCTGGGCCGCTTCACCGAGCCGTCGGAACTGTTCGGCCCGGTCGACCTGCGCCGGCTGCGCGAGGGCGTGGTCGAGACCGACGTCAGCGGCATGCTGCCCGAGGCCGAGGTCGCGTTCCTCGACGAGGTGTTCCTCGGCTCGACCGCGATCCTCAACACCTTGCTCGGCGTGCTCAACGAACGCCGCTTCCGCCGCGGCCACACCCAGGTCGCGTGTCCGCTGCGGGTCTGCGTCGGCGCGTCCAACGCGCTGCCCGACGACGAATCGCTGGCCGCGTTCGCCGACCGCTTCCTGCTGCATCTGTTCGTCGAACCGGTGCCGGACCACCAGCTCGAAGCGCTGCTGGCCGGCGGCTGGCAGGCGCAGGCGGCGCCGTTGGCGCACCGCGCCGATCTCAGCGACATCGACGAACTGAGCCGGCGGGTGCCGGCGGTGGCGATGGAGCGCGCGCGCGGGCTGCTGGCCGAGGCGATCCGCAAGCTGCGCGGCGCGGGCTTAAGCCTGTCGGACCGGCGCATCGTCAAGGTCCAGCGCCTGATCGCCGCGGCCGCGGTGCTGGCCGGGCGCGACGCCGCCGACGAAGCCGACCTGTGGCCGCTGTTCTACGTCATGCCCACGCGCGAAGCGCAACTGGCCGCGCAGGACGTGCTGCGCGATTCGCTCGCCGCCGCCGCCAACCCGACCCTGCGCGCCGCGGTCGAACACGCCGCGCTGCAACCGGTGTCGCGGGTCGCGCGCCTGCTCGAAGCCGCGCGCGCCTGCCTCGCCGGCGCGGCCGACGCGCCCGGCGCCGGGGTCATCGCCGAAGCGCTGCTGCGCGAGATCGACGCCAACTTCGACCGCGACGCGTTGCCGGCCGAACTGGCCGCCGAGCGCGCGCGCCTGGCCGAACGGGTGACGGCGGCGGCATGA
- a CDS encoding rhomboid family intramembrane serine protease, translating into MFSSIPSVTRKLLIANVAVFLLQSIAGASEAARAWPLWFELWPWVPPQFEVDGPGFMPWQLVTSGFMHGGLGHLVFNMLALVMFGSTVEHAWGARRYAIYYFVCLLGSALLQLAAATYAIYQGQLVLTLGASGAIYGLLLAYGVLFPNSKVTLLPFPIVLKARTLVIVYVAASLFYGVFTTGTGVAHFAHLGGMLIGWLLILWWRKHPPRSGGSGPRRDPRAEALRDRRKASKLRVVK; encoded by the coding sequence ATGTTTTCCAGTATCCCGTCGGTCACGCGCAAGCTGCTGATCGCCAACGTTGCCGTTTTCCTGTTGCAGTCCATCGCCGGCGCGAGCGAAGCCGCCCGCGCCTGGCCGTTGTGGTTCGAACTGTGGCCGTGGGTGCCGCCGCAGTTCGAAGTCGACGGACCGGGTTTCATGCCGTGGCAGCTGGTCACCTCCGGCTTCATGCACGGCGGCCTCGGCCACCTGGTGTTCAACATGCTCGCGCTGGTGATGTTCGGCTCGACCGTCGAGCACGCCTGGGGCGCGCGGCGCTACGCGATCTACTACTTCGTCTGCCTGCTCGGCTCGGCGCTGCTGCAACTGGCCGCGGCGACCTACGCGATCTATCAGGGCCAGCTGGTGCTGACCCTGGGCGCGTCCGGCGCGATCTACGGCCTGCTGCTGGCCTACGGCGTGCTGTTCCCGAACAGCAAGGTGACCTTGCTGCCGTTCCCGATCGTGCTCAAGGCGCGCACCCTGGTGATCGTGTACGTGGCCGCCTCGCTGTTCTACGGCGTGTTCACCACCGGCACCGGCGTCGCCCACTTCGCCCACCTCGGCGGCATGCTGATCGGCTGGCTGCTGATCCTGTGGTGGCGCAAGCATCCGCCGCGCAGCGGCGGCAGCGGCCCGCGCCGCGACCCGCGCGCCGAGGCGCTGCGGGATCGGCGCAAGGCGTCGAAGCTGCGCGTAGTCAAGTAG
- a CDS encoding exopolysaccharide biosynthesis protein, with protein sequence MTPPAADRGDAPRGDDPRGGGDGSRRRHGAHEAGTRALLDAIVAGDPGEQVRFGDVFNGLGNRSFGMLLFVSTLPAFIPIPGVGGAVSGPLVILVGLQLLIGLRRPWLPGFIARRGPHRSALGKFRNLLAPWLTRLERFVSPRLTALLDHRAASAFTGLLVVLVGVLLSLPIPFTNFLFGALLLLFAFALLERDGKLMLIAWAAGAAAVVVFGILSGSLVQAAAEWIALARDKLG encoded by the coding sequence ATGACGCCACCAGCGGCTGACCGCGGCGACGCTCCGCGCGGGGACGACCCGCGCGGCGGCGGCGACGGCTCGCGTCGCCGCCACGGCGCGCACGAAGCCGGCACCCGCGCCCTGCTCGACGCGATCGTCGCCGGCGACCCGGGCGAGCAGGTGCGTTTCGGCGACGTGTTCAACGGCCTGGGCAACCGCTCCTTCGGCATGTTGCTGTTCGTCTCGACCCTGCCCGCCTTCATCCCGATTCCGGGCGTCGGCGGCGCGGTCAGCGGGCCGCTGGTGATCCTGGTCGGCCTGCAATTGCTGATCGGCCTGCGCCGGCCGTGGCTGCCGGGCTTCATCGCCCGGCGCGGCCCGCACCGCAGCGCGCTCGGCAAATTCCGCAACCTGCTGGCGCCGTGGCTGACCCGGCTGGAACGCTTCGTCAGCCCGCGCCTGACTGCGCTGCTCGATCACCGCGCCGCCAGCGCCTTCACCGGCCTGTTGGTGGTGCTGGTCGGCGTGCTGCTGTCGCTGCCGATTCCGTTCACCAATTTCCTGTTCGGCGCGCTGCTGCTGTTGTTCGCGTTCGCCCTGCTCGAACGCGACGGCAAGCTGATGCTGATCGCCTGGGCGGCCGGCGCGGCCGCGGTGGTGGTGTTCGGGATCCTGTCCGGCAGCCTGGTGCAGGCGGCGGCGGAGTGGATCGCGTTGGCGCGCGACAAGCTGGGTTGA